In Arctopsyche grandis isolate Sample6627 chromosome 13, ASM5162203v2, whole genome shotgun sequence, one DNA window encodes the following:
- the LOC143920958 gene encoding uncharacterized protein LOC143920958 yields the protein MPRGKFLNHKGRNRKFTNPEELEEQRKQDEEKRRRKAQQGDVSGSDDEEAAAKGSGSDSDESSSEDEPGKAKGVSGLIEVENPNRVVKKAKKLSTLNETIKDTPKPELSRREREELERQRGAAAYQKLHAAGATEEARSDLARLALVRQQREEAAKRRELEKQTKEAKSKPAAR from the exons ATGCCCAGAG GAAAGTTCTTAAATCACAAAGGTAGGAATCGTAAGTTTACGAATCCTGAAGAATTAGAAGAACAACGTAAACAAGACGAAGAGAAACGACG ACGAAAAGCTCAACAAGGTGACGTTAGCGGTAGTGATGATGAGGAAGCTGCCGCAAAGGGTAGCGGATCCGATTCAGATGAATCTTCGTCAGAAGATGAG CCTGGAAAAGCTAAAGGAGTATCTGGACTAATTGAAGTCGAGAATCCAAACAGGGTTGTAAAGAAAGCAAAAAAACTTAGCACATTAAATGAAACAATTAAAGATACACCAAAACCTGAATTATCTAG GCGGGAACGTGAAGAATTGGAGAGACAACGTGGTGCCGCAGCATATCAAAAGTTACATGCTGCAGGAGCTACCGAAGAGGCTCGATCTGATTTAGCTCGTCTTGCGCTCGTTCGTCAGCAACGAGAGGAAGCTGCCAAGCGCAGAGAACTCGAAAAACAAACTAAAGAAGCCAAGTCAAAGCCCGCCGCCAGGTAG
- the bisc gene encoding TM2 domain-containing protein 1 biscotti isoform X1: protein MKSLYILLYITWLLPVLANISPTTKTYRVDCSTLRLGQYICPDPKIPHIDPTTQQLIGCTRDNKAEVVCLAATGLICEKTNTSNFKKEMPCKWTNGKTLETALLLSVFLGMFGLDRFYLGYPALGLAKLCTLGFMFVGQLLDILLIASQVVGPADGSAYIIPYFGAGVQVIRSDNNTYRLPQDDWNNYFESKSYI from the exons ATGAAATCCTTATACATATTGCTTTACATCACCTGGCTTTTACCTGTGCTGGCAAATATTAGTCCCACCACTAAAACATATCGCGTGGATTGTAGCACTTTGAGATTGGGTCAGTACATTTGCCCGGATCCCAAAATACCTCACATCGATCCGACTACACAGCAATTGATCGGATGTACGCGTGACAATAAGGCTGAAG ttGTGTGCTTGGCTGCAACGGGGCTAATATGTGAGAAGACAAATacttcaaatttcaaaaaagaaATGCCTTGCAAGTGGAC AAATGGTAAAACATTGGAAACTGCATTGTTGCTGTCGGTATTTCTCGGTATGTTTGGATTGGATCGATTTTATTTAGGCTATCCAGCCCTAGGCCTGGCGAAACTTTGCACCCTCGGTTTCATGTTCGTCGGACAATTGTTGGATATTTTACTCATAGCCTCGCAG gTTGTCGGTCCAGCTGACGGGTCGGCATATATTATACCGTATTTTGGAGCCGGCGTGCAAGTCATACGTAGCGATAACAACACGTACAGATTACCACAAGATGACTggaataat tatttCGAAAGCAAATCTTACATATAA
- the bisc gene encoding TM2 domain-containing protein 1 biscotti isoform X2, whose translation MKSLYILLYITWLLPVLANISPTTKTYRVDCSTLRLGQYICPDPKIPHIDPTTQQLIGCTRDNKAEVVCLAATGLICEKTNTSNFKKEMPCKWTNGKTLETALLLSVFLGMFGLDRFYLGYPALGLAKLCTLGFMFVGQLLDILLIASQVVGPADGSAYIIPYFGAGVQVIRSDNNTYRLPQDDWNNVI comes from the exons ATGAAATCCTTATACATATTGCTTTACATCACCTGGCTTTTACCTGTGCTGGCAAATATTAGTCCCACCACTAAAACATATCGCGTGGATTGTAGCACTTTGAGATTGGGTCAGTACATTTGCCCGGATCCCAAAATACCTCACATCGATCCGACTACACAGCAATTGATCGGATGTACGCGTGACAATAAGGCTGAAG ttGTGTGCTTGGCTGCAACGGGGCTAATATGTGAGAAGACAAATacttcaaatttcaaaaaagaaATGCCTTGCAAGTGGAC AAATGGTAAAACATTGGAAACTGCATTGTTGCTGTCGGTATTTCTCGGTATGTTTGGATTGGATCGATTTTATTTAGGCTATCCAGCCCTAGGCCTGGCGAAACTTTGCACCCTCGGTTTCATGTTCGTCGGACAATTGTTGGATATTTTACTCATAGCCTCGCAG gTTGTCGGTCCAGCTGACGGGTCGGCATATATTATACCGTATTTTGGAGCCGGCGTGCAAGTCATACGTAGCGATAACAACACGTACAGATTACCACAAGATGACTggaataatgtaatataa